Genomic window (bacterium BMS3Abin02):
CCTGATGCTGCGACGCGTTCGGAGGCGCCAGCTGCTCTCCCCGATACTCCTGTGGCGATCGGGTGTCGACGAGAACCGTATCGCTATCTGCGGCCAGGACGTGGTCTCGGTTCGCTCTCAGTTCATGTCGATCCGCGGCTGTCACCCGAAAACCCGTGGGTCGCGGTGAGGGGATCTCCCGGGTCAGTGGGCGCGCCTCCAGTTGCCACTTCTCGCGCCCGCCGTCCAGGAGGTGGACATCGTCGAAGCCCCGGTACTTGAGCAGCCAGTAGCCGAACGCTCCCAACCAGTTGCCGGGGCCTCCGTACACGACGACAGTGGACGTGTCGTCGACCCCCGCCCGGGAGAGCACCCGACTCAGTCCTGCCTGATCAGGGCAAGACGGCGGTTCCGGACGCTGCAGATCGCATAATCCACTCCAGAAGGTTGCGCCCGGAAGGTGACCCTGCTCGTAGGCGGCCGGTTCGGCGGCCACTTCGAGGATCCTGATTCGCGGGTCCCCGAGGCGACGTTCCAGCCACTCGGTGCTGACGAGGGCGTCTGGGTTGGCGTAGCTCATGTGTGGTCGCTCCTGGTGTCGCAGATCGTCGTTGACGAACGACAGTTATCTGGAAGGGGTGTGACGACGCCGGAAAGAGCTGACGGGTGGTGGCGTCGTCAGGAGCGTGAGGCGATGGACACGCCAACGCTCGGGTGAACCACCCGAGAGCATTGACACATACACATCGTCCACAACATGAGGCCCGCAATCTACCGTATCGAGGGAGTCCACGCAAGCATCCGGTCTGTGCCGTATCCCCAGATCGCGCACATAGGGGGTCAGGGGTTGTCGAAGGAGGAGTTCGGTGTCTTGGTCGTTGAGCGCCGGGCGCTGCTTGTGACAGATGAGACCGGTGCCACGGTGCCGGCTCCAGGCCACCGACTTGTGGCGATCGATACCTGACGCGATACGGCACAGCGTCGAAAGGCCGAGAAGCCGGTAGGTCAGACGTTGCTTTGGCCCGGCCGTCGAGAAGCGATGAACGCGAGCTGGTCGGCCTCACGTTGGCAACCGACACGGCACGGCCTGAGCAGATCGATGCAACCCACTACTCGCAGGAGATGGAAACTGCCCCTTCGACACCGAGTCCAGCGACCGTCCTGGCGTTCGGGTGTGCCGCAAGGTTCCGCAGTGGCCTGCGTCTTCATGGGGCTGCGGTGGGCTCCGACCGGCTGGGGAGCCTGTAGGCACGTCGCCAGCAGTTGAGGTATTGCTCCACCTCGTATTCCCAACGGGTGTCGTGCCAGCCCAGTTCGTCTTGGACGATGGTCCGGATTCGGGGAAGGAGGTCGGCACCGCCGTCCGGGACCAGTAGGCCGACGCGAACACGCCGGAGCAGGAGGTCCTCGAGATGCACGACTGCTTCGGTTCGAGCTGCCCAGCGCAGTTCGGCCCACAGCAGCGGTGTACCGGGGATGAGCGAGAGCTCTCCTGGACCCGCGGCCTGGATGAGGGTGGCAGCATCATTCGACCACCAGCCACCCAATCTGCGAGCCAGGTCCTCGCCGAGTTCTCCAGGTGGGACGTCATCGGCCGAATCGAGCGCAGGGGCATCGTGATCGGCGGGGGCCAGGTCCGGGATGTGGGAACGCAGAGCGTCGATGGCATCACGGGCGATGAGCCGGAACGTGGTCAACTTGCCTCCGGTGAGGGTGAGCAGACCCTGTTCGTCGAGGATGATGTAGTCGCGCGACTCCTGCGACGGATTTCGCTTGCCGCTTCCGATGACGGGACGTACGCCGGAGTAGGTGGCTGTCACATCGGCAGGGCGGATATCGAGGGCCGGGAAGAACGCGTGGACGCCTTCCAGCAGATAGTCGACTTCTCGACGGCTGATGGTCGGCTCGTCGTCGAGCGGAGCAACGTGGTCGACATCCGTGGTGCCGACGATCGTGACGCCCTCCCAGGGGAAGAAGAACACGGGTCTGCTGTCCTTGGGATGGAGGACGGCCACCGCTTGTGGAACCGGCAGGCGCCAGGCCTGGATGATCAGGTGACTGCCGCGTAGAGGGCGGATCATCGGCTCACCGTCGACCCGGCTCCGCAGCCGGTCGGCCCAGGCACCGGTGGCGTTGATCACCGCCTTGGCGGACGCCTCGGTGGTTCGACCCGTCTCCGTGTCCAGGACTCGCACGCCCACGACTTGGCCGTCGCGCCGGAGCAGATCGACCACTCGGGCGTAGTTGAGGGCCGTGGCACCCGACCGGACGGCTTCTTTGAGCACTCGAAGCACAAGGCGGGCATCGTCGGTGCGGGCGTCGAGATAATGGAAGCCGCCGCGCAGGCCCGTGGCTTTGATGTGGGGGGCCAGCAGGCGGAAGTCGCCGGCATCATGGAATGCATGACGCCATTGCAGAGCGAGGAGGTCATACAACATCAGTCCCAATCGGTCCAACAGTCGACCCGGGTGTTCGCCCCGATAGGTTGCCAGGAGGAAACCGAGCGGGTCGACCAACCCGGGTCCCTCCTGGAGGAGCCGGTTGCGTTCCCGCACCGCCGCTCGAGTGATGCCGATCTTCCCTTCCTTGAGGTAGCGGAGGCCGCCATGCACGAGCTTCGAGGAGCGGCTCGAGGCGCCCCAGGCGAAATCGCGCTGCTCGACCAGCAATGCCCGCAGACCGAGTCGGGCGGCCTCGCGCAGGATGGCGGCGCCGGTGATGCCGCCACCGACAACGACGAGGTCCCACGGGCGGTCGAGCGCGGACCAGATGGCTTCCCGTCGGCCGGCCCAAGAGTTCCCGTGTGGTGCACTCATGGCACAAGCTTTCCGGGATTCATGAGTCCGTCCGGGTCGAAGCGACGCAACGCGTCTCCGATCACCGCCACGCCCAGCGCGCCCTTCTCGGTTTGCATGTAGGGGAGGTGGTCCAGACCCACGCCATGGTGATGGCTGATCGTGCCACCGTGGGCGAGAATCGTCTCGCTGACGGCTCGCTTCAGCCGTCGAGCGCGATCGATGGTCCTCTCGAACTCGGCGGCCGTCCGGAACACGCACGTTGTGTAGACGCTCGCTCCGGTCGGGTATACGTGGGAAATGTGGGTGAAGGTGAGAATCCGCTCATCGGTGTCATGGAGGGGAGTGTGGAGGGCAGCTTCTTCGATCGCTTCCACGATTTCGGCGACATGGGTCCAGTCCGTGGCGGTTTCCCAAGTGTCGACGGCATAGCCCATTTGCCACAGGTTGTTCCGCAGATAAGGTGCGGCGAACCGGCCGGCGAGCCAGCGGTTGCCGAGTGGGCGCCCGACGTTCACGCCGCCGTGGCGTCGGATGATGCGGATGGCGATCCTGCGAGCCCGCCGCACCTCAACGGCGGCTCCGGTAAAGCCCATGATGAGCAGGCTCTTCGCCTGGCCGATCTTCCGCAGCGAAAAGACTCTCTCCATGGCTGCGATGGCTCGCGGATGCCCGGCGAGAGCGAGCGTCAGTATGGTTTCTCGGCTGGAGCTGAGTCGAAGCATGGAAAGTGGTATCCCGGCCTGAACCATCTCGCGAATGGCGTTCTGCCCTGTAGCGAAACCGGGGAAGAACACTCCGTGAAACTGTTCCCGTTCAGGGAACCGTGTCACCCGCACGGTGGCCCGGGTAAGGACCCCGAGACGCCCTTCGGAGCCGAGCACGAGCTGGCGGAGATCCGGACCCGCCGCCGAGGCAGGGTAGGGCGGCAATTCGATGGACCCGGCAGGCGCCTCCAATCGTCCGCCGGCGAAAAGATCTTCCATGCGTCCGTATCCGAGTGACTGCTGGCCACTGGAGCGGGTGGCCACCCAGCCGCCCAGCGTCGAGTACTCGAACGATTGGGGGAAGTGCCCCAGCGTGTAGCCGCGCGCTCGGAGCTGGCCCTCGAGGTCGGGGCCCGACACGCCGGCGCCGAAGGTGGCGAGGCGGCTCACCTCGTCGAAATGGAGCAATTGGTTGATGCGTCGCATGTCGATCGTGACGACCGGGCGATCGTCCGGTTGGGGATTGATGTGGCCCAGGACGCTCGTACCGCCCCCGTAGGGGATGAGGCGAGCCCCGATATGCGCTGCCCACGTGAGTACCTCTCTGACCTCTTCTTCGGTGCGTGGCAGCACCACCCCGTCGGGGAACGAGCCGATCCTGCCAGAGCGGAGTGCGACCCAATCGAGGAGGCTTTGGCCGCGAGCGTGCCGGAGCCGAACGCCGGGGTCTGTGAGGACCAGTGGGTGGTGGGGGAGTCTGGGGGTCGGTACCGTGGCGATCACCGACTCGAACGGCGCGTCGTCCGGAGGCGTGCCGACACCGATGACGTTGCGCAACATGTGGGCCCCGCTGGGCGACAGAGGATGGTCGGTCCCGTCGTCTCCCCAGCCGTTCCAGCGTCGCATGGCTATGGGACGGTCAAGGTGGCGCTGCCGGCGCTTCGCCACAGTTCGATGCTGTCTTCCATGACCTCCCGACTCACGCGCTCTGCAGCGTCACGATCGTTGGCCCGGGCGGCAGTCTCGAGATCCGAGTAGAAACGTCTCGACCGGTCGCGGGCCTCGGAAAGAGCGAAGTAGATACTGGCCAATCGCTCGTAGAAACCTGCGAATCCATTCAGGATGAGTGTGAAGATCGGGTTGCCGGATGCGATCGACAATCGCCGGTGCACGTCCCAATCGAAGGCGGCGAAGGCCTCAGCCCGATCGGGAAGGTCACGATGCCGAGCGACGAGGGCTGCCACCTCGTCGGGGACACATGCAACTGCAGCAGCTATGTACGGCGGCGCCAGGTACAAGCGGATTTCCAGCAGATGCTCCACGAAGTCGGTGGAGAGGTGTCGCGAGTGTTCGACCAGGGCACCGAGCACGTTGAGGCCACCTTCCTGCCAGAAGTGATTCACCACCGTGCGCCTGCCCTGACGGACGGTGACCCACCCATCCCGCTCCAGGCGCTGAAGGGCCTCGCGCAACGTGGGGCGCGTGACTCCGAGACGGATAGCGAGTTGGCGTTCCCCCGGGAGCTCGGACCCTGGTGGGAACGTCCCATCCAACACCGCCTCGACGAGCGAATGCTCGGCGTGGTCGGCCGGCCGGACGGGAGCAATCCACGTGGCGGTCATACGTTGTTCCTAACTGGTGAGTGGTCTTACCAGTTGCCATGTTACACCTGAGAACCCGGGAAGTGGATACGGAATCCGTCCGTCTTCCGGGGGTTGTCGACTCTCGTTCCGAGTCGTTCGGTCATCGTCATATGTACTGCCGATCGGCACCATGGTTCCGGTCGCCGGCCGTTCACAGAGCAGCAGAATCTCGAACGGTGCCGCCCAGGACCAGAGGCGGTTCGAACAGGCCACCGGTCGTCGCGTGGGCTCCGGTTCGTATCTTGACGACCGACGTAATCGATTCGCGGGAACGCCACATCGGAGCCGTCGCTTTCGCAACTCTGTTCGAAGGCGAGAGGGTCACGATCGAGTGAACCGTGATGCCATGATGGCCCACTCGTGATGCTCTAACCCGGGCTGCTCGGCGAGCGGTTCGAGGTTTCATCGGCACCAATCGGCGCCGATGTTTGCGAAATGAGCGCTCACATGCAGCAAAGGCCCGATAAACCTGCGAAAGTCCGAGACAGGGTCATCGGAATCGGCCATACTGCCCGCATGCATTTTGCCAGGTGTCGCTCGAGGGCGTTTTGGCTCACCCAACATCCACGATCTGCGTCCTGCCAGAGACGGAGACGCGCGGACAACTCGGACATCGCAGCAACTCTCTGGGCATCGCTCGACAGTCGAGTGTGTCCTCGACACGAGGAACACACCTCACACACAGCTACCGCACAGACCACCAACTTTGCTCAAAAGGAGTCCGGATGACGTGTCGATGGATGGTCGAAGAGGAGACGAAAGGACCCGCTGCATCTCCCGGTTCGCGCGAACGTTGCGGAGGCTCACCTTCCCGTGAGAGACTCTGTCATCATGACGAATACTGAGATGCGTGACGCCGTCGGGCTCTTATGGCCCGAGCTCGACTGGATCCAAGATGAGGATCTCCGAGAGAGAACCCTCGCCACCTGGGTACTCGCATTCGAGCGCAGTCCGCTGGAACCGGACGACCTGCATGAGATCCCCTTTACACTGCTCGTCCCCGACTGCCCGACGTCGTTCATGGAACACAAACGCTGTGTCGTGCACATCGCCCGCGGAGCTGCCGAAGCGATGCAGGAGTTTCTCGGGGACGCACTCACCATCGATATGGACACGGTGATCGCCGGCGGGATTCTGATCGATGTAGGCAAGCTGCTCGAGTACGAAAAGGTCGCCGGCGAGGCCGTCCAGAGCGAGTTGGGCCGCTACCTGCGCCATCCGTTCACAGGTGTGTCGCTCGCCATGGAGTGCGGTGTCCCCGACTCGGTTTGTCATATCATCGCCGCCCACTCCAAAGAGGGGGATCTGATCACGCGTTCCGTGGAGGCAACGATTCTGCACCATGCCGACTTCATGAGTTTTCTTCCTTTCAAGGACCTGACGAGGTAGCCACCAATGAAGAGTCCCCATCCCGTTTCCGAGATGATCACCGCCCCGATGGCCCGCTGGGCCGCCGACCTGACATTCGCCGACTTGTCCGAAGAGGCGGTGCGCCAGGCGAAGCGCTATCTGCTCGACTCGCTGGGTTGCGCTCTCGGCGGCTATACCCAACACGATGTGAAGATCCTGCTCGACGTCTTGGAGGAGACCGCCGGCTCGGGTCCGGCCACGGTGATTGGCACCGGCGCAAGGGTGGACGCCGTGTCCGCATCTCTTGTCAATGCCCTGATGGTGAGGGCGATGGACTACAACGACATCTACTGGCAACAGGACCCGTCGCATCCCTCCGACATCATCCCCGGCGCTCTCGCCCTCGCCGAGCGCGCAGACGGAAACGGCAAGGAGCTATGCGTCGGAATCGTCCTTGGTCACGAATTCGAGATGCGGCTTTGCGAGGCTGCGTTTCCAGGCATTCGTGAGCGAGGCTGGCACCATGCCACCTTCACGGCTTTCGCCGCCGCCCTCGTGGCGGGGCGGATGCTGCATCTCGACGCCGAACGCATCCAACATGCAGTCGGGATCTCGGGAAGCTCCCACGGGACGTTCGGCGCGGTGACAGCCGGCAAGCTCACGATGATGAAGAACACCGTGGATCCTCTTGCGACGCAACGCGGGGTCCTGGCCGCCCTCCTTGCAGAACGGGGCTACACAGGACCAGAGCACGTGATCGACGGCAAGGAAGGATTGGTCGAAACGCTCGGCCCCGACTGGAAACTGGACATCCTGACGGACGGGCTCGGGGAATCGTGGCGTATCACACGCTGCGGCATGAAGGCATTTCCGACCGAAGCCCTGACACATACACCGATTTCCGCAGTGCTCGACCTGGTGACGGAGCATGACCTTTCTGCAGACGACGTCG
Coding sequences:
- a CDS encoding putative thiosulfate sulfurtransferase; this encodes MSYANPDALVSTEWLERRLGDPRIRILEVAAEPAAYEQGHLPGATFWSGLCDLQRPEPPSCPDQAGLSRVLSRAGVDDTSTVVVYGGPGNWLGAFGYWLLKYRGFDDVHLLDGGREKWQLEARPLTREIPSPRPTGFRVTAADRHELRANRDHVLAADSDTVLVDTRSPQEYRGEQLAPPNASQHQGYAGGHIPGARNIPWPRTTNADRSFRSSNELRSLFERESVPRNARVVTYSLSGARSAHTWFVLKELLGYPRVMHYERSWVDYAATGAPVERGQRRGESANASDLEGC
- the prpD gene encoding 2-methylcitrate dehydratase codes for the protein MKSPHPVSEMITAPMARWAADLTFADLSEEAVRQAKRYLLDSLGCALGGYTQHDVKILLDVLEETAGSGPATVIGTGARVDAVSASLVNALMVRAMDYNDIYWQQDPSHPSDIIPGALALAERADGNGKELCVGIVLGHEFEMRLCEAAFPGIRERGWHHATFTAFAAALVAGRMLHLDAERIQHAVGISGSSHGTFGAVTAGKLTMMKNTVDPLATQRGVLAALLAERGYTGPEHVIDGKEGLVETLGPDWKLDILTDGLGESWRITRCGMKAFPTEALTHTPISAVLDLVTEHDLSADDVEEVRIRSLARAADILADPSKYTPHNRETADHSLPYVIAAALVDRQVTPLQFTTAKIEDPRIRAQLNKVIVVADPEIEKDFPARQRVAVTITTIDGRNLTKELDYPKGHPSNPLTTTEIEQKFDALAAPVMSSGRRQQIKDAVWNLENLDTVRDLTELLRVDGVS
- the fadR_1 gene encoding fatty acid metabolism regulator protein yields the protein MTATWIAPVRPADHAEHSLVEAVLDGTFPPGSELPGERQLAIRLGVTRPTLREALQRLERDGWVTVRQGRRTVVNHFWQEGGLNVLGALVEHSRHLSTDFVEHLLEIRLYLAPPYIAAAVACVPDEVAALVARHRDLPDRAEAFAAFDWDVHRRLSIASGNPIFTLILNGFAGFYERLASIYFALSEARDRSRRFYSDLETAARANDRDAAERVSREVMEDSIELWRSAGSATLTVP
- a CDS encoding putative FAD-linked oxidoreductase, with the translated sequence MRRWNGWGDDGTDHPLSPSGAHMLRNVIGVGTPPDDAPFESVIATVPTPRLPHHPLVLTDPGVRLRHARGQSLLDWVALRSGRIGSFPDGVVLPRTEEEVREVLTWAAHIGARLIPYGGGTSVLGHINPQPDDRPVVTIDMRRINQLLHFDEVSRLATFGAGVSGPDLEGQLRARGYTLGHFPQSFEYSTLGGWVATRSSGQQSLGYGRMEDLFAGGRLEAPAGSIELPPYPASAAGPDLRQLVLGSEGRLGVLTRATVRVTRFPEREQFHGVFFPGFATGQNAIREMVQAGIPLSMLRLSSSRETILTLALAGHPRAIAAMERVFSLRKIGQAKSLLIMGFTGAAVEVRRARRIAIRIIRRHGGVNVGRPLGNRWLAGRFAAPYLRNNLWQMGYAVDTWETATDWTHVAEIVEAIEEAALHTPLHDTDERILTFTHISHVYPTGASVYTTCVFRTAAEFERTIDRARRLKRAVSETILAHGGTISHHHGVGLDHLPYMQTEKGALGVAVIGDALRRFDPDGLMNPGKLVP
- the glpD_1 gene encoding aerobic glycerol-3-phosphate dehydrogenase; the encoded protein is MSAPHGNSWAGRREAIWSALDRPWDLVVVGGGITGAAILREAARLGLRALLVEQRDFAWGASSRSSKLVHGGLRYLKEGKIGITRAAVRERNRLLQEGPGLVDPLGFLLATYRGEHPGRLLDRLGLMLYDLLALQWRHAFHDAGDFRLLAPHIKATGLRGGFHYLDARTDDARLVLRVLKEAVRSGATALNYARVVDLLRRDGQVVGVRVLDTETGRTTEASAKAVINATGAWADRLRSRVDGEPMIRPLRGSHLIIQAWRLPVPQAVAVLHPKDSRPVFFFPWEGVTIVGTTDVDHVAPLDDEPTISRREVDYLLEGVHAFFPALDIRPADVTATYSGVRPVIGSGKRNPSQESRDYIILDEQGLLTLTGGKLTTFRLIARDAIDALRSHIPDLAPADHDAPALDSADDVPPGELGEDLARRLGGWWSNDAATLIQAAGPGELSLIPGTPLLWAELRWAARTEAVVHLEDLLLRRVRVGLLVPDGGADLLPRIRTIVQDELGWHDTRWEYEVEQYLNCWRRAYRLPSRSEPTAAP